GTTCGCTACCACAGGCTCGCGCATCCCCGGCAGCGACGGCGCGTTCGAGCGAGGCGACAAAGACCGCGCCGATCAGCGTCTCGATCTTGGCATATAGCAAACGGGCGAACTCGCCGTCATCCAGATGACTGGTAACCATCAGCCGCAGGCGCTGGGCCTCTTCCTGGTCCGGACCGTCGGCGATCAGCAGGAAATGCTGGACCATGCCGCGGATCAGCTCGACCAGGGTGGCAGTCGACGGCTCCCGCTCGAGCAGTTCTGTCAGCGCCGGGTCCGCCTCGCACTCGTCGCTGAGGATTTCGGCATAGAGCGCCGCCTTGGAAGGAAAATGCTTGAACAGCAATGCCTCGGAAATGGCAGCAGCTGCCGCCACGCTCTTGGTCGTGGTGCCGTTATACCCGTGTCGGGCAAAGCAGCGCTTTGCGGCTCCGAGGATCAATTGACGCCTCAGGTCGCTCGTCATACGCAATGTGCTCATGGTAGTGAGTAAGCACTCACCCACGCAAAAGTCAAGCCAAATGGTGCGACGCAACCTAGATGGGTGGGAACCTGTTGGAAATTGGTCACACTCTACCTCCGCGGGGAGAAACGTCACCCGCGGGGGCCAGATCAGGGACCGGCGTCAGATCGGCCGGAAACCGAGGTCGCCCCGGATCCGGTTGACGATAAACGTCCCGTCCCGGCTCGGCAGGATCCGCTCGACGTTGGCGCTGTCGATCTTCACATTGGCAAAGCGCGGTCCCGCCGACAGGTCGTGGACGGCTTTGGCGAAGGCTTCCACCTCAGCCATGGTCGAGATGGCCCGGCTATCGGCGATACCGCAGGCCCTGGCAACGCCGAC
This genomic interval from Bradyrhizobium guangzhouense contains the following:
- a CDS encoding TetR/AcrR family transcriptional regulator; translated protein: MSTLRMTSDLRRQLILGAAKRCFARHGYNGTTTKSVAAAAAISEALLFKHFPSKAALYAEILSDECEADPALTELLEREPSTATLVELIRGMVQHFLLIADGPDQEEAQRLRLMVTSHLDDGEFARLLYAKIETLIGAVFVASLERAVAAGDARACGSEPLNLFWFAHHTVMTAALTRLPSVHCLAYGGANDLERQLCEFLLRGIGLNDAAIASHLGHELAPGADKTAIAESA